The following are encoded together in the Schistocerca americana isolate TAMUIC-IGC-003095 chromosome 6, iqSchAmer2.1, whole genome shotgun sequence genome:
- the LOC124620271 gene encoding exosome complex component RRP40-like, translating to MDVSVGDVVIPGDNFAGLPFPPGKTQSVIGPGLRLETDKVIVSRCGIIRQKGANTYFVDGYHQKRYIPGKGETVVGTITNKSGNIFKVGIGASEQVSLSYLAIEGATKKNRPNVQVGDIVFAKLISPSKDMEPELVCVDSHGKKGKLGPAPEGGFVFSCSFNLIRKILRKNCPLLRILGTSIPHEIAVGMNGRIWVQASAVKETAAVGNAILAAEYTHNDEIKNMCQSIFGKLSRE from the coding sequence ATGGATGTTTCAGTGGGTGACGTTGTTATTCCAGGTGACAATTTTGCAGGTCTTCCATTTCCGCCGGGTAAAACACAATCTGTAATAGGACCAGGGCTTAGGTTAGAAACTGATAAAGTGATTGTGTCACGGTGTGGAATAATCAGGCAAAAAGGTGCCAACACATATTTTGTCGATGGTTATCATCAGAAACGCTACATACCAGGCAAGGGAGAAACAGTTGTTGGAACAATAACTAATAAGTCTGGTAACATATTCAAAGTTGGCATCGGTGCCAGCGAGCAAGTTTCTCTGTCCTATCTTGCCATCGAGGGGGCGACGAAGAAGAACCGACCAAATGTTCAAGTTGGAGACATCGTATTTGCCAAATTGATATCGCCAAGTAAGGACATGGAACCAGAACTGGTTTGTGTTGATTCCCATGGAAAGAAGGGCAAGCTTGGCCCTGCACCAGAAGGTGGATTCGTATTCAGCTGTAGTTTCAATCTTATAAGGAAAATACTCCGCAAAAACTGTCCATTGCTGCGTATTCTAGGGACCAGTATACCACACGAGATAGCTGTTGGAATGAATGGAAGAATATGGGTCCAAGCATCCGCTGTGAAGGAAACTGCTGCCGTTGGTAACGCTATTTTAGCAGCAGAATATACGCACAACGACGAAATTAAAAATATGTGTCAAAGTATTTTTGGAAAGCTGTCTAGAGAATAG